One stretch of Nitrosococcus watsonii C-113 DNA includes these proteins:
- a CDS encoding PhoPQ-activated pathogenicity-related family protein — MMIAPFFGRPSRAFFWAIALFFIAKLAFAGALEDYARKPDPHYNWKLTEQKKESWGTVVHLELVSQHWRNQFWSHHLVIARPKEVRNPETGLLLIGGGGDGEKYVKRLKMLAQRAGAAAAVITHVPNQPLYNGLKEDALIAFTLAQFLKTGDETWPLLFPMVKSVVRGMDSLQAFLERAFQQKIEGFVVTGASKRGWTTWLTGAVDSRIKGLAPMVIDILNMEQQLRWAEKAYGRQSEKIDDYTELSLHQNQDDPAVAKLRRWIDPYEYRQRYTMPKLLLLGTNDPYWVVDSLRHYWNELPAPKLIFQTPNAGHDLNGGKQAMQTLAAFFQMIADGQKLPQLAWELPVSDAGEASVKVMSEQPVRAIQLWTATSEDRDFRNEHWSSRSLKILPGSRHATVKMVIPKQGYRAYLFEVEMVTSTGHPYNLSTEARVLPDDIK, encoded by the coding sequence ATGATGATAGCTCCTTTTTTTGGTCGACCCTCGAGAGCGTTTTTTTGGGCTATAGCGCTCTTTTTTATCGCTAAGCTGGCTTTTGCAGGCGCGCTTGAAGATTATGCTCGCAAGCCTGATCCTCATTATAATTGGAAACTGACGGAGCAGAAAAAAGAGTCCTGGGGAACCGTGGTCCACCTGGAGTTAGTGTCCCAGCATTGGCGCAATCAATTTTGGAGCCATCATCTTGTTATAGCTCGGCCCAAGGAAGTTCGGAATCCAGAAACCGGTTTACTTCTGATTGGAGGGGGGGGAGACGGGGAGAAGTATGTTAAACGGTTAAAAATGCTTGCTCAGCGGGCCGGTGCGGCGGCTGCGGTGATCACCCACGTTCCTAATCAGCCACTCTACAATGGTCTCAAAGAAGATGCTTTGATTGCTTTTACCTTGGCCCAGTTTTTAAAAACTGGCGATGAAACGTGGCCATTGCTCTTTCCCATGGTAAAAAGTGTGGTTCGGGGTATGGATAGCCTGCAGGCATTTCTAGAGCGGGCATTTCAGCAGAAAATCGAGGGCTTTGTGGTGACGGGAGCTTCCAAGCGGGGCTGGACCACTTGGCTAACTGGTGCGGTAGATTCGCGGATAAAAGGGTTGGCGCCGATGGTCATTGATATACTGAATATGGAGCAGCAACTGCGTTGGGCTGAAAAGGCGTATGGTAGGCAAAGCGAAAAAATTGACGATTATACGGAGCTTAGCCTTCATCAAAATCAAGATGATCCGGCCGTGGCAAAACTGCGCAGGTGGATAGATCCCTATGAATATCGGCAGCGCTATACGATGCCTAAACTTTTGCTCTTAGGTACCAATGACCCTTATTGGGTGGTGGACTCCCTGCGACACTATTGGAACGAATTGCCAGCGCCTAAGTTAATTTTTCAAACGCCTAATGCAGGGCATGATCTAAATGGCGGTAAACAAGCGATGCAGACCTTGGCCGCGTTTTTTCAAATGATTGCTGATGGCCAGAAATTGCCCCAATTAGCATGGGAATTACCAGTTAGCGACGCAGGAGAGGCAAGTGTTAAGGTAATGAGTGAACAACCAGTTCGGGCAATTCAGCTCTGGACAGCCACTTCTGAGGATCGGGATTTTCGCAACGAGCATTGGTCAAGCCGCAGTCTAAAAATCCTACCGGGCAGCCGTCATGCAACAGTTAAGATGGTTATTCCAAAGCAGGGCTATCGTGCCTATCTGTTTGAAGTAGAGATGGTCACCTCGACGGGGCATCCTTATAATCTTTCCACGGAAGCCCGCGTCCTACCCGATGATATTAAGTGA
- a CDS encoding DUF4342 domain-containing protein translates to MEEQSGKNISHPQTDKTQEKYEEVLNFINKWLKRGNLRRLVIRKPSGHVFMEIPLTVGAAIGGILLFFTPTLLALSALVALFKQIKVEIVRIDNSG, encoded by the coding sequence ATGGAAGAACAATCCGGAAAAAACATAAGCCACCCTCAGACAGACAAAACCCAGGAGAAATATGAAGAAGTTTTGAATTTTATTAATAAATGGCTCAAAAGGGGTAACTTGCGTCGTTTGGTTATCCGCAAGCCTAGCGGCCATGTTTTTATGGAGATTCCGCTGACGGTCGGGGCCGCGATTGGCGGGATATTGCTATTTTTTACCCCGACGCTGTTGGCACTAAGCGCGCTAGTGGCCTTGTTTAAACAAATAAAAGTTGAGATTGTGAGAATTGATAATAGCGGTTAA
- a CDS encoding YcgN family cysteine cluster protein: protein MTEPGFWKHKPLQAMSSEEWEALCDGCGKCCLHKLEDEETGEIFYTNVACRLLDLHYCRCTDYQNRVRKVPDCLNLREELTEALKWLPPTCAYRLINEGKELFPWHPLVSGDPETVHQAGISVQGVAIPEFQAGDLEEHLVDWSVKD, encoded by the coding sequence ATGACTGAGCCTGGATTCTGGAAACATAAGCCCTTGCAAGCCATGTCTTCGGAGGAGTGGGAAGCCCTATGTGATGGCTGCGGTAAATGTTGTTTGCACAAGTTAGAAGACGAAGAAACTGGAGAAATTTTTTATACCAATGTGGCTTGCCGACTCCTGGATCTCCATTATTGCCGCTGCACGGATTATCAAAATCGTGTCCGGAAAGTGCCAGATTGCTTAAACTTGCGGGAGGAGTTAACAGAAGCCTTGAAGTGGTTGCCACCAACCTGTGCCTATCGCTTAATAAATGAAGGCAAAGAGTTATTTCCGTGGCACCCTCTCGTTTCCGGTGATCCAGAGACGGTACACCAGGCGGGTATTTCAGTACAAGGTGTAGCGATTCCGGAATTTCAAGCGGGAGACTTGGAGGAACATCTGGTGGATTGGTCTGTTAAGGATTAG
- a CDS encoding PepSY domain-containing protein: protein MVRLSVISKTIKRPWTVLLVILTFALGMSGTLKARDLSHEEALRLRQTGTILPFEQILARALTAYPGAQLLESELEREDGLYVYELEILTPAGVVHEIEINASNGQFIEDEIED, encoded by the coding sequence ATGGTAAGATTATCCGTGATCAGCAAGACGATTAAGCGCCCCTGGACGGTCCTTCTGGTTATCCTCACTTTTGCCTTGGGAATGTCGGGCACGCTAAAAGCGCGGGACTTGAGCCATGAGGAAGCGCTCCGCTTGCGCCAAACGGGCACTATCCTTCCCTTTGAGCAGATCCTGGCGCGGGCGCTCACGGCTTATCCTGGCGCTCAATTGCTGGAATCGGAGCTGGAGCGGGAAGACGGCCTCTATGTCTATGAGCTGGAAATACTCACTCCCGCCGGCGTGGTCCATGAAATTGAAATCAATGCCAGCAATGGTCAATTCATCGAGGACGAGATAGAGGACTAA
- a CDS encoding PepSY domain-containing protein, translating to MNIEQLSLIASILSLAGTMIGYTDTISVDPNQAVELVKEDKIQPFEQLNRFALAKHANATMETSKLESEYGHYTYKAELRDAQGIQWEVELDPTNGKIIRDQQDD from the coding sequence ATGAACATAGAACAATTGTCATTAATTGCAAGTATTTTAAGCCTGGCTGGCACGATGATAGGGTATACCGATACTATTAGCGTTGATCCGAACCAAGCGGTAGAATTGGTGAAAGAAGATAAGATTCAACCTTTTGAACAGCTTAACAGATTTGCGCTTGCCAAACATGCCAATGCCACTATGGAAACTAGCAAACTGGAATCGGAATATGGCCACTATACTTACAAAGCAGAATTGCGGGACGCCCAAGGTATACAATGGGAAGTGGAGCTAGACCCAACCAATGGTAAGATTATCCGTGATCAGCAAGACGATTAA
- a CDS encoding AEC family transporter, translating to MVEVLLQMAAFIACGSAWRYCSQQHLISPKNTREVLTELVYYLFLPALVLDVLWSADLGGTAGGIAVVAASGVFIAIALAWGAYRLLLAASCRSTQGALILAAGFPNATYLGLPVLQSTLGDWARAVAIQYDLFACTPLVLTLGIYIARIHGKDGKSTNHLLELLKTPPLWAAAMGVSLNLGGVPEPAEIHGFLDRMAASVVPLMLLSLGMGLEWSRRQWQHLPLLLPVLIIQLCLMPLWATFMSRFFAFDSSQQTAVILEAAMPSMVLGIVFCDRFHLNTSLYAAAVTFSTTLSLVTLPLWYQFLT from the coding sequence ATGGTTGAAGTTTTGCTGCAAATGGCAGCGTTTATTGCCTGTGGTAGCGCATGGCGTTATTGTTCTCAACAACACCTAATAAGCCCTAAAAACACGCGTGAAGTACTGACCGAGTTAGTTTATTATTTATTCCTGCCCGCCTTGGTGCTCGATGTCCTGTGGTCGGCAGATTTGGGAGGAACGGCGGGAGGGATCGCCGTGGTAGCTGCAAGCGGGGTATTCATAGCCATTGCTCTGGCCTGGGGGGCTTATCGTCTTCTTCTGGCTGCTTCTTGCCGTTCTACCCAGGGTGCTCTGATACTAGCGGCAGGATTTCCAAATGCCACTTATTTGGGCCTTCCAGTATTGCAAAGTACGTTAGGTGATTGGGCAAGAGCGGTGGCTATCCAGTATGATTTATTTGCCTGTACTCCCCTAGTGCTTACCCTAGGTATATATATCGCCCGTATTCATGGAAAAGATGGCAAATCCACCAATCACCTGCTTGAGTTACTTAAAACGCCACCCTTATGGGCGGCCGCAATGGGGGTCAGCCTTAACCTTGGCGGCGTGCCGGAGCCGGCGGAAATCCACGGCTTTTTAGATAGGATGGCTGCTAGCGTGGTACCTTTGATGCTTTTGTCCCTTGGGATGGGGTTAGAGTGGTCTCGACGCCAGTGGCAGCACTTACCTCTCCTGTTGCCGGTGCTCATAATTCAGTTATGCTTAATGCCTCTCTGGGCTACGTTTATGAGTCGCTTTTTTGCTTTCGATTCTTCTCAGCAAACCGCAGTGATATTGGAGGCAGCCATGCCGAGTATGGTATTGGGAATAGTGTTCTGTGATCGCTTTCATCTGAACACTTCCCTTTATGCCGCGGCTGTCACTTTCTCCACGACTCTAAGCCTAGTGACGTTGCCTCTTTGGTATCAATTCCTCACGTAG
- a CDS encoding ATP-binding protein: protein MNSIGRQLGISLFISLLVPGVLAGQTAIWWLDQRQRATLAASLREETVSVLAALARGSNGLHLDRQALDQVYQRPLSGRYFLIITPQARWRSRSLWDTQFEEPEQEGLSATLVEGPQEQKLLRYRAHYQMASQPIVVVVAQDYAPQLQDFSRLKTGALVAWIALLVVLAAVQQGLIRRGLRPLRQVRQQLQQFRKGQRATLDKNVARELKPLVEEVNRLQGDIERQLRRSRHALGDLSHGLKTPLAVMKNQSRTQLLAFSPALAGSFSEQLSQMEAGIKRALGRARIAASTTPTNRFTPVEDVPLLLRTLQRAHDRDLKLAIEGVLPPALPLERDDMLEILGNLLDNACKWARCTVTLSLQRQSAVLLITVVDDGPGIAPSQRQVVLARGQRLDQRVPGQGLGLEIVSDMVDAYGGELTLEDNPGGGLLVQVRLPLPGSGE, encoded by the coding sequence ATGAACTCTATCGGCCGCCAATTAGGCATTAGTTTATTTATCAGCCTGTTGGTGCCGGGTGTGCTGGCGGGACAAACGGCTATCTGGTGGCTGGATCAGCGCCAACGCGCCACCCTCGCCGCTAGCCTGCGAGAAGAAACCGTCAGCGTACTGGCGGCATTAGCCCGGGGGAGCAACGGCCTGCACTTAGACCGCCAAGCTCTTGATCAAGTTTACCAGCGACCCTTATCTGGTCGCTATTTTCTGATTATTACCCCGCAGGCGCGTTGGCGCTCCCGCTCTTTATGGGATACTCAATTTGAGGAACCAGAGCAAGAGGGGCTTAGCGCTACCCTGGTAGAGGGCCCCCAGGAACAAAAATTATTGCGCTATCGCGCCCATTATCAAATGGCGAGCCAGCCTATTGTCGTGGTAGTAGCTCAGGATTATGCACCGCAATTGCAGGATTTCAGCCGCCTTAAAACGGGAGCGCTGGTAGCCTGGATAGCTCTCCTCGTGGTACTGGCGGCCGTTCAACAGGGACTCATCCGGCGCGGGCTTCGCCCGCTTCGCCAAGTGCGACAACAATTACAACAATTCCGTAAAGGCCAGCGCGCCACGCTGGATAAAAACGTGGCGCGCGAATTGAAACCCCTGGTAGAAGAAGTGAACCGGCTCCAGGGCGATATTGAACGGCAACTACGTCGCTCCCGCCATGCTCTGGGAGATTTAAGCCACGGGCTGAAAACCCCCCTGGCAGTCATGAAAAATCAGTCCCGTACACAATTGCTCGCTTTTTCTCCCGCCCTTGCAGGCAGCTTTAGTGAGCAACTCTCGCAAATGGAAGCTGGCATCAAGCGGGCCTTGGGGCGGGCCCGTATTGCTGCTAGCACAACTCCCACCAATCGTTTTACCCCTGTTGAAGATGTCCCTCTATTGTTGCGTACTCTGCAACGGGCCCATGATCGTGATCTAAAGCTGGCAATCGAGGGGGTGCTGCCGCCAGCCTTGCCATTGGAACGGGACGATATGCTAGAAATTCTCGGCAATCTGCTGGACAATGCCTGTAAGTGGGCCCGTTGCACCGTTACCCTATCGCTGCAGCGGCAATCCGCCGTGCTGCTTATTACCGTAGTGGACGATGGTCCGGGGATTGCACCGTCACAGCGGCAGGTGGTATTGGCGCGGGGTCAACGCCTAGATCAGCGGGTGCCTGGCCAAGGATTGGGGCTAGAAATCGTTAGTGATATGGTAGATGCCTATGGCGGAGAATTAACCTTGGAGGATAATCCTGGAGGCGGATTGTTAGTACAGGTACGCTTGCCACTGCCTGGCTCGGGCGAGTGA
- a CDS encoding ChaN family lipoprotein, giving the protein MQNQVTIPIFLLLLFILFFSVLVRPSAAVAVVSGQAHGKANELEMQQALKMNTSTKAVNLRQLPELEAIIPELARHQVVFVGEQHPRFDHHLNQLAIIRGLHGIHPKLVIGVEFFQQPFQQYLEQFVANQLTVEEFLKKTEYYDRWRYDFRLYAPILEFARENNIPILALNVPTELIQKVGRKGLEKLSKKERAQLPSEIDRSNVAYRERLQEVFENHPQHFGNFETFYEAQLVWDEAMAESASRYLKEHSDAHMIVLAGNGHLAYGVGIPERLNRRLGTTASVAIVLNDWEGLVEPDIADYLLLSEKKELPKAGFLGVMLKQSSGKLEVNAFSEISAAKTAGIEEKDELLSLNGHLVSDMSDVKEIMWDKKPGEKVIVKVRRGAFMGKDKELEFKIKLQ; this is encoded by the coding sequence ATGCAAAATCAAGTCACTATCCCCATTTTCCTTCTATTATTGTTTATCCTTTTTTTCTCTGTGCTGGTGCGGCCTTCGGCGGCAGTAGCTGTTGTAAGTGGGCAAGCGCATGGAAAGGCCAACGAGCTGGAAATGCAACAGGCCCTTAAAATGAACACCTCCACCAAGGCAGTTAATTTAAGGCAGTTGCCAGAATTGGAAGCAATTATTCCCGAGTTGGCGCGCCACCAGGTTGTCTTTGTTGGGGAGCAGCATCCTCGTTTTGATCACCATTTGAATCAACTTGCCATAATTCGTGGCCTTCATGGGATACATCCAAAGTTAGTGATCGGCGTTGAGTTTTTCCAACAACCGTTTCAGCAGTACCTGGAGCAATTTGTTGCGAATCAACTTACTGTAGAAGAATTTTTAAAAAAAACAGAATATTATGATCGTTGGCGCTACGACTTCCGGCTGTATGCACCGATACTTGAATTTGCTCGGGAAAATAATATTCCTATATTAGCCCTCAATGTGCCTACCGAGCTCATACAGAAAGTAGGCCGGAAGGGTTTGGAAAAGCTTTCTAAAAAGGAAAGAGCGCAGCTTCCCTCCGAAATTGACCGCTCCAATGTGGCCTACCGCGAGCGCTTGCAAGAGGTGTTCGAAAATCATCCTCAGCATTTTGGAAATTTCGAGACTTTTTATGAAGCTCAATTAGTATGGGATGAGGCAATGGCGGAGAGCGCCAGCCGCTATCTTAAGGAACACTCGGATGCCCACATGATTGTTCTGGCCGGTAATGGCCATTTGGCTTATGGCGTAGGTATCCCGGAGCGCCTTAATCGACGCCTTGGTACAACCGCTAGTGTGGCTATTGTGCTGAACGATTGGGAGGGGCTAGTTGAGCCGGATATTGCGGATTATTTATTACTCTCCGAGAAAAAAGAATTGCCAAAGGCAGGTTTTTTGGGGGTTATGCTCAAGCAATCTAGCGGAAAACTTGAGGTCAATGCTTTTTCTGAGATCAGTGCGGCAAAAACGGCTGGAATTGAGGAAAAAGATGAACTCCTTTCCTTAAATGGGCACCTTGTTTCTGATATGTCGGATGTAAAGGAAATAATGTGGGATAAAAAACCCGGTGAGAAAGTGATCGTTAAGGTGCGCCGCGGGGCTTTTATGGGTAAGGATAAAGAATTAGAGTTTAAGATAAAATTACAATAA
- a CDS encoding response regulator transcription factor, whose protein sequence is MRLLLVEDNVALADELLPLFKGYGYAVDWRVDGRDALLAVHDESYDMVVLDLGLPGLDGLQVLQHWRAEGVTLPVLILTARDAWAERLEGLRAGADDYLSKPFHPDELLLRVQAVLRRSHGTVNSPRLEAGGLALDEDRQSVWQGDQEYELTRGEFRLLRCFMLHPGKVLSRMELNEHLYDGESERDSNVLEVHISRLRRKLGDPVIETRRSQGYRFQK, encoded by the coding sequence ATGCGCCTGCTGCTGGTGGAAGACAATGTGGCCCTGGCCGATGAACTCTTGCCTTTGTTTAAGGGCTATGGCTACGCGGTGGATTGGCGGGTGGATGGCCGGGATGCCTTACTGGCGGTTCACGATGAATCTTATGATATGGTCGTTTTAGATCTGGGCCTGCCGGGCCTGGATGGTCTTCAGGTGCTGCAGCACTGGCGTGCAGAGGGGGTAACTCTGCCGGTGCTGATTCTCACTGCACGGGATGCCTGGGCGGAGCGTTTGGAAGGTTTGCGCGCTGGTGCCGACGATTATCTGAGCAAGCCATTCCACCCGGACGAGTTGCTATTGCGGGTGCAAGCGGTGTTGCGGCGCAGCCATGGCACGGTCAATAGCCCGCGGCTGGAAGCAGGGGGGCTGGCTCTGGATGAAGATCGGCAGAGTGTTTGGCAGGGGGATCAGGAATACGAACTGACCCGGGGGGAATTTCGTCTATTACGTTGCTTTATGCTGCACCCGGGCAAGGTGCTTAGCCGGATGGAGCTGAACGAACATCTTTACGATGGTGAAAGCGAGCGGGACAGCAATGTATTGGAGGTGCATATTAGTCGGCTACGCCGCAAACTGGGTGACCCAGTGATTGAAACCCGCCGGAGCCAAGGTTATCGCTTCCAAAAATGA
- a CDS encoding competence/damage-inducible protein A, translating into MQRQVGAVIIGDELLSGKRRDKHFPHLIEALDKRGLELAWCQFIGDDAGIITRTLRHTLHSEDIVFCFGGIGATPDDRTRQCAAEAVGVTLFPHPDAIKEVEAQYGERAYPYRIRMAHLPQGCKIIPNPLNRVPGFSLHSHHFLPGFPEMAWPMMEWVLETYYLDLRDLAPKTEQVIRVVGVGESDLLPLMEQIVSRYSRLRFSCLPHLGKHQPILELGLRGNRSEVMRAMKELKEGLAQMNIRWHAT; encoded by the coding sequence ATGCAGAGACAGGTAGGCGCCGTTATCATAGGCGATGAATTACTTAGCGGGAAACGGCGCGATAAACACTTTCCCCACCTCATTGAAGCCCTGGACAAGCGGGGACTGGAATTAGCCTGGTGTCAGTTCATCGGCGATGATGCCGGAATAATTACCCGCACCCTGCGCCATACCCTTCATTCGGAGGATATCGTTTTTTGCTTTGGCGGAATCGGCGCAACCCCCGATGACCGCACCCGGCAGTGCGCCGCGGAAGCTGTCGGCGTCACCCTCTTTCCCCACCCCGATGCCATCAAGGAAGTGGAGGCTCAGTATGGAGAGCGGGCCTATCCTTACCGCATCCGAATGGCCCATCTTCCCCAAGGATGCAAAATTATTCCCAACCCCCTCAACCGAGTCCCAGGTTTTTCCCTCCATTCTCACCATTTTTTGCCGGGGTTCCCGGAAATGGCCTGGCCCATGATGGAATGGGTCCTGGAAACTTATTATTTAGATTTGCGCGATTTAGCCCCTAAGACGGAACAGGTCATCCGCGTGGTTGGCGTGGGTGAAAGTGATCTGCTCCCGCTTATGGAACAGATCGTCTCCCGCTACTCCCGTCTGCGTTTTTCCTGCCTTCCCCATCTCGGCAAGCACCAACCTATTCTTGAGCTTGGGTTACGGGGAAACCGCTCAGAAGTCATGCGAGCAATGAAGGAATTGAAGGAGGGGTTAGCACAAATGAATATACGCTGGCACGCTACGTGA
- a CDS encoding PilT/PilU family type 4a pilus ATPase — MEFKDYLKILVAHDGSDIYLSAGAPPCAKFHGLLKPLEKTRLSSSDIKKIAYDIMNEEQASEFEQKPEMNLALSESGIGRFRVNIFKQRSAISMVIRNIKTTIPNVDNLGLPPILKNVVMDKHGLILFVGSTGSGKSTSLAALIDHRNNSSAGHIITIEDPIEYIHHHKRSIVNQREIGVDTESYEDALKNTLRQAPDVILIGEIRDRSTMEHAISFAETGHLCLSTLHANNANQALDRIINFFPEDRRPQLLLDLSLNLRAFISQRLIPTIDGKRTAAIEILLGTPLVRDLIHRGEIHAIKEVMEKSENLGMQTFDSALYKLYTAGLISVEEALRNADSLNNLRLKINLSKKGMEATTYSPAAEKNSMDKKPKKDVLGGLSFSLVGEED; from the coding sequence ATGGAATTTAAGGATTACCTAAAAATACTTGTTGCTCATGATGGCTCGGATATTTACCTGAGTGCCGGAGCCCCCCCCTGCGCCAAATTCCACGGTTTGCTGAAACCTCTCGAAAAAACGAGATTATCTTCCAGCGATATAAAGAAGATCGCCTACGATATTATGAACGAAGAACAAGCAAGCGAGTTTGAACAAAAGCCGGAAATGAACTTGGCCCTTTCCGAATCTGGCATTGGACGCTTTCGAGTCAATATTTTCAAACAGCGCAGCGCAATTTCCATGGTTATCCGGAATATCAAAACTACCATCCCTAACGTAGATAACCTCGGCCTGCCTCCTATATTAAAAAACGTTGTTATGGATAAGCATGGCCTCATTTTATTTGTAGGGTCAACCGGTTCCGGTAAGTCGACCTCCCTTGCCGCCCTCATTGATCATCGCAATAATAGCAGCGCGGGTCATATCATCACGATTGAAGACCCCATCGAGTATATACACCACCATAAAAGATCCATCGTCAATCAGCGCGAAATAGGAGTCGACACGGAATCTTATGAAGATGCACTTAAAAATACCCTACGCCAGGCACCGGATGTTATTCTTATTGGAGAAATCCGTGACCGAAGTACTATGGAACATGCCATCTCCTTTGCGGAAACGGGTCACTTATGCCTCTCTACCCTTCATGCTAATAATGCTAACCAGGCGCTTGACCGAATTATCAACTTCTTCCCGGAAGACCGGCGCCCACAGTTACTATTAGATCTCTCTTTAAATCTACGCGCTTTTATTTCCCAACGTCTGATTCCTACCATTGATGGCAAGCGCACCGCGGCTATTGAAATTCTATTGGGAACGCCTCTGGTGCGAGACCTTATCCACCGGGGGGAAATCCACGCTATTAAGGAGGTTATGGAAAAATCAGAAAATCTTGGTATGCAAACCTTCGACAGCGCCCTTTATAAACTGTATACAGCCGGCCTTATTAGCGTTGAAGAGGCACTGCGTAACGCCGATTCGCTTAATAACCTCCGCCTCAAAATTAACTTGTCAAAAAAAGGAATGGAAGCGACCACCTATTCTCCCGCAGCGGAAAAAAACTCCATGGATAAGAAACCAAAAAAGGATGTATTAGGCGGGCTATCCTTTAGCTTGGTGGGAGAAGAAGACTAA
- a CDS encoding PepSY domain-containing protein gives MNARKLVLIIGILGLAGTGIAHADDIGPDQAIKLMQEGRIQSFEKLNEAALAKHPGATVEETELEKERGSYVYEVELRDTQGVEWKVELDAVSGKILRDDKDN, from the coding sequence ATGAACGCAAGAAAATTGGTGTTAATCATAGGCATTCTAGGTTTGGCGGGTACAGGGATAGCCCATGCCGATGATATCGGTCCAGACCAGGCAATTAAGTTGATGCAGGAGGGCAGAATTCAGTCCTTTGAAAAACTCAACGAGGCTGCCCTTGCTAAACATCCCGGCGCCACCGTAGAAGAGACTGAGCTAGAGAAAGAGCGTGGTAGCTATGTGTATGAAGTAGAATTGCGGGATACCCAGGGCGTTGAGTGGAAGGTAGAACTCGATGCGGTAAGCGGTAAAATTCTTCGTGATGATAAGGATAATTAA